The following coding sequences are from one Pseudomonas oryzae window:
- a CDS encoding DUF1285 domain-containing protein, which translates to MSDTDKAGDLLQQIPASKGGLPPVHLWNPPFCGDIDMRIARDGSWHYLGTPIGRPAMVRLFSTILRRDGDDYFLVTPVEKVGIRVDDAPFVAVEMEVEGAGEGQALRFRTNVDDELVAGAEHPLRVVLDAQSGEPSPYVHVRANLEALIHRNVFYQLVELAVPREIDGQVWLGVWSGGEYFPIAPQPE; encoded by the coding sequence ATGAGCGATACGGACAAGGCCGGCGATCTGCTGCAGCAGATTCCCGCCAGCAAGGGCGGTCTGCCGCCGGTGCATCTATGGAATCCGCCGTTCTGCGGCGACATCGACATGCGCATCGCCCGCGACGGCAGCTGGCACTACCTCGGTACGCCGATCGGCCGTCCGGCGATGGTGCGGCTGTTCTCGACCATCCTGCGCCGCGATGGCGACGACTACTTCCTGGTCACGCCGGTCGAGAAGGTGGGCATCCGCGTCGACGATGCGCCCTTCGTGGCGGTGGAGATGGAGGTCGAGGGGGCGGGGGAGGGCCAGGCGCTGCGTTTTCGCACCAATGTCGACGACGAGCTGGTGGCCGGGGCAGAGCACCCGCTGCGCGTCGTGCTGGATGCACAGAGCGGCGAGCCGTCGCCCTACGTGCACGTGCGCGCTAACCTGGAGGCGCTGATCCATCGCAACGTGTTCTACCAGCTGGTCGAGCTGGCGGTGCCGCGGGAGATCGACGGACAGGTCTGGCTCGGCGTGTGGAGCGGCGGCGAGTACTTCCCCATCGCGCCGCAGCCGGAGTAG
- a CDS encoding aminotransferase class V-fold PLP-dependent enzyme, whose amino-acid sequence MRDWQDEFPQEPGLRYLNHAAVAPWPRRASEAVCAFAEQNLRIGARDYPQWLQVEQRLRQRLTRLLNAPSSADVALVKNTSEALSFVAFGLDWRAGDQVVISDQEFPSNRVVWEALRPQGVEVIEVDIAGADPEGALLAACTPRTRLLAISAVQYASGLRLDMQRIGAGCTQRGVLLCIDAIQQLGAQPFDVQASGCAFAMADGHKWLLGPEGLGVFYCRRDLREQLRLHEYGWHMLEDIGNYDRRDWQPARSARRFECGSPNMLGATALEASLALLDEVGMARVATLIEARIAQLQAGIVTLPGARLLSPREPERRGGILTFTLNDRDNAALFESLRQNQVVCALRGGGIRLSPHFYTAETVIEETLELLAQLA is encoded by the coding sequence ATGCGCGATTGGCAAGACGAATTCCCCCAGGAGCCGGGCCTGCGCTACCTCAACCACGCGGCCGTAGCCCCCTGGCCACGGCGCGCCAGCGAAGCGGTGTGCGCCTTCGCCGAACAGAACCTGCGCATCGGCGCGCGCGACTACCCGCAGTGGCTGCAGGTGGAACAGCGCCTGCGCCAGCGCCTGACCCGGCTGCTCAACGCGCCGTCCAGCGCCGACGTGGCGCTGGTGAAGAACACCTCGGAAGCGCTGTCGTTCGTCGCCTTCGGCCTCGACTGGCGCGCCGGCGACCAAGTGGTGATCAGCGACCAGGAGTTCCCCTCCAACCGGGTGGTGTGGGAGGCGTTGCGCCCGCAGGGCGTCGAGGTCATCGAGGTGGACATCGCCGGGGCCGATCCGGAGGGCGCCCTGCTCGCCGCCTGCACGCCGCGCACCCGCCTGCTGGCGATCAGCGCGGTGCAGTACGCCAGCGGCCTGCGTCTGGACATGCAGCGTATCGGCGCCGGCTGCACGCAACGCGGCGTGCTGCTGTGCATCGACGCCATCCAGCAGCTCGGCGCCCAGCCGTTCGACGTGCAGGCCAGCGGCTGCGCCTTCGCCATGGCCGACGGCCACAAGTGGCTGCTCGGCCCGGAAGGCCTCGGGGTGTTCTACTGCCGCCGAGACCTGCGCGAGCAGCTCAGGCTGCACGAGTACGGCTGGCACATGCTGGAAGATATCGGCAACTACGACCGCCGCGACTGGCAGCCGGCGCGCAGCGCGCGGCGCTTCGAGTGCGGCAGCCCGAACATGCTCGGCGCCACGGCGCTGGAGGCCAGCCTGGCGCTGCTCGATGAGGTCGGCATGGCCCGGGTGGCGACGCTGATCGAGGCGCGCATCGCCCAGCTGCAGGCCGGCATCGTCACCCTGCCCGGCGCCCGACTGCTGAGCCCACGGGAGCCGGAGCGACGGGGCGGCATCCTGACCTTTACCCTGAACGACCGGGACAATGCCGCACTGTTCGAGAGCCTCAGGCAGAACCAGGTCGTCTGCGCCCTGCGCGGCGGCGGCATCCGCCTGTCGCCGCATTTCTATACGGCGGAAACGGTGATCGAGGAAACGCTTGAATTGCTTGCACAACTGGCCTGA
- a CDS encoding TatD family hydrolase, translated as MLVDSHCHLDRLDLKAHGGSLDAALAAARGRGVGLFLCIGVSADNAAAVRRLAASYRDVYCSVGVHPLDLEPGREPVLDWLLGELGDPRVVAIGETGLDYHYQPEAASLQQAGFRLHLEAARQTGKPVIVHTREARADTLAMLREADLPQAGVLHCFTEDWAMAEAALDMGYYISLSGIVTFRNAEALREVARRVPADRLLVETDAPYLAPVPHRGKSNLPEYVRDVAEFLAGLRGVSIEALAEQTTANFHRLFPLAVPPRI; from the coding sequence ATCCTCGTAGACTCCCATTGCCATCTCGACCGCCTGGACCTCAAGGCCCACGGCGGTTCCCTCGATGCCGCCCTGGCGGCAGCCCGTGGCCGCGGTGTCGGCCTGTTCCTGTGCATCGGCGTCAGCGCCGACAACGCTGCGGCGGTGCGTCGTCTGGCGGCCAGCTACCGCGACGTGTACTGCTCGGTTGGAGTCCATCCGCTGGATCTCGAGCCCGGCCGCGAGCCGGTGCTCGACTGGCTGCTGGGCGAGTTGGGCGATCCGCGTGTGGTCGCCATCGGCGAAACCGGCCTCGACTATCACTACCAGCCGGAAGCCGCCAGCCTGCAACAGGCCGGTTTCCGGCTGCACCTGGAAGCCGCCCGGCAGACCGGCAAGCCGGTCATCGTGCACACCCGCGAGGCGCGCGCCGATACCCTGGCCATGCTGCGCGAGGCCGACCTGCCGCAGGCCGGCGTGCTGCACTGCTTCACCGAAGACTGGGCGATGGCCGAGGCGGCCCTGGACATGGGCTACTACATCTCCCTGTCCGGCATCGTCACCTTCCGCAACGCCGAGGCGCTGCGCGAGGTGGCCCGCCGGGTGCCGGCCGACCGCCTGCTGGTGGAGACCGACGCGCCTTACCTGGCGCCGGTACCGCATCGCGGCAAGTCCAACCTGCCGGAGTACGTGCGCGACGTCGCGGAGTTCCTCGCCGGACTGCGCGGGGTGTCGATTGAGGCCCTGGCGGAGCAGACCACGGCCAACTTCCATCGCCTGTTTCCGCTCGCCGTACCGCCCAGAATCTGA
- a CDS encoding PilZ domain-containing protein: MSMPPNLGGRNAILTVALKDKAQLYAAYMPFVRNGGLFVPTSKTYRLGDEVFMLLSLMDEPEKLPVAGKVVWVTPKGAQGNRQAGIGVQFNDGDRVTRNKIETYLAGALKSERPTLTM; this comes from the coding sequence ATGAGCATGCCCCCGAACCTTGGCGGTCGTAACGCCATCCTGACCGTCGCCCTCAAGGACAAGGCCCAGCTGTACGCGGCCTACATGCCCTTCGTACGCAATGGCGGCCTGTTCGTGCCCACCAGCAAGACCTATCGTCTCGGCGACGAGGTGTTCATGCTGCTGAGCCTGATGGACGAGCCGGAAAAGCTTCCGGTCGCCGGCAAGGTGGTCTGGGTCACCCCCAAGGGAGCCCAGGGCAACCGTCAGGCCGGCATCGGCGTGCAGTTCAACGACGGCGACCGCGTCACCCGCAACAAGATCGAGACCTATCTGGCCGGCGCGCTCAAGTCCGAACGCCCGACCCTGACCATGTAA
- a CDS encoding DNA polymerase III subunit delta' has translation MAEIFPWQEDLWQRLSRRERHAHAYLLHGPAGIGKRTLAERLVALLLCGRPDGGGACGQCKSCLLLRAGSHPDYFDLQPEEADKPIRVDQVRELVDFVAQTAQLGGRKLVLLEPAEAMNLNAANALLKSLEEPSGDTVMLLVSHQPSRLLPTIKSRCLQQACPQPDPATALAWLAARLPGLDAELHRRLLELAAGSPLRALALHEGGVLEQRSLVEEGVKKLLKQQAGPSELAEAWKNIPLPLLLDWFCEWLLLVLRFQMSGDEAHLGPAQMSRVMRYLAERTPLPQLLALQDWLLAERQKVLSKANLNRALLLEALLVRWASLPLAG, from the coding sequence GTGGCTGAGATCTTCCCCTGGCAGGAAGATCTGTGGCAGCGCCTCAGTCGCCGCGAGCGGCATGCCCATGCCTATCTGCTGCACGGCCCGGCGGGCATCGGCAAGCGCACCCTGGCCGAACGTCTGGTGGCGCTGCTGCTGTGCGGCCGGCCGGACGGTGGCGGGGCCTGCGGGCAGTGCAAGTCCTGCCTGCTGCTGCGTGCCGGCAGTCATCCGGACTATTTCGACCTGCAGCCGGAGGAGGCCGACAAGCCGATCCGCGTCGATCAGGTGCGCGAACTGGTGGATTTTGTGGCGCAGACCGCCCAGCTCGGCGGGCGCAAGCTGGTCCTCCTGGAGCCGGCCGAGGCGATGAACCTCAATGCCGCCAATGCCCTGCTGAAGAGCCTGGAAGAGCCCTCGGGCGACACCGTGATGCTGCTGGTCAGCCACCAGCCCAGTCGCCTGTTGCCGACCATCAAGAGCCGCTGCCTGCAGCAGGCCTGCCCGCAACCCGACCCCGCCACGGCGCTCGCCTGGCTGGCTGCGCGTCTGCCCGGCCTGGATGCCGAGTTGCACCGGCGCCTGCTCGAACTGGCGGCCGGCTCGCCGCTGCGGGCCCTGGCCCTGCATGAGGGCGGTGTACTGGAACAGCGCAGCCTGGTCGAGGAGGGCGTCAAGAAGCTGCTCAAGCAGCAGGCCGGGCCCAGCGAGCTGGCCGAGGCCTGGAAGAACATTCCGCTGCCGCTGCTCCTCGACTGGTTCTGCGAGTGGCTGCTGCTGGTGCTGCGCTTCCAGATGAGTGGCGATGAGGCGCACCTGGGGCCGGCGCAGATGAGTCGGGTGATGCGCTACCTGGCCGAGCGCACGCCGCTGCCACAGTTGCTGGCGCTGCAGGACTGGCTGCTCGCCGAGCGGCAGAAAGTGCTGAGCAAGGCCAATCTCAATCGCGCACTGCTTCTCGAAGCCCTGCTGGTACGATGGGCAAGCCTGCCGCTGGCAGGCTAG
- the tmk gene encoding dTMP kinase, whose translation MSGLFITLEGPEGAGKSTNREYLAECLRSAGCQVLLTREPGGTPLAERIRELLLAPSDEPMSADTELLLVFAARAQHLAQVIRPALEAGKVVLCDRFTDATYAYQGGGRGLPLERIALLEEFVQGGLRPDLTLVFDLPVEVGLARAQARGRLDRFEQEARSFFEAVRQTYLERARQAPARYRVLDAAQPLAAVQTQIDGLLPELLERARG comes from the coding sequence GTGAGTGGTCTGTTCATCACCCTCGAAGGCCCGGAAGGCGCCGGCAAGAGCACCAACCGCGAATACCTGGCCGAATGCCTGCGCAGCGCCGGCTGCCAGGTGCTGCTCACCCGCGAGCCGGGCGGCACGCCGTTGGCCGAGCGGATCCGCGAGCTTCTGCTGGCGCCCAGCGATGAACCGATGTCCGCCGATACCGAGCTGCTGCTGGTATTCGCCGCGCGTGCCCAGCATCTGGCCCAGGTCATTCGCCCGGCGCTCGAGGCCGGCAAGGTGGTGCTCTGCGACCGCTTCACCGATGCCACCTACGCCTATCAGGGCGGCGGCCGCGGGCTGCCGCTCGAACGCATTGCCCTGCTCGAGGAGTTCGTCCAGGGCGGGCTGCGGCCCGACCTGACCCTGGTGTTCGACCTGCCGGTGGAGGTCGGTCTGGCCCGCGCTCAGGCCCGCGGCCGCCTGGATCGCTTCGAGCAGGAGGCCCGCTCCTTCTTCGAGGCGGTGCGGCAGACCTATCTCGAGCGTGCCCGCCAGGCGCCGGCGCGTTACCGTGTGCTGGATGCCGCGCAGCCGCTGGCGGCCGTCCAGACGCAGATCGACGGTCTGTTGCCCGAGCTGCTGGAGCGTGCCCGTGGCTGA
- the mltG gene encoding endolytic transglycosylase MltG, whose product MLAGLLLAIIGWQQHVALNQPLELAEERLLEVPSGATPSGLLTRLEDDGVLDGALWLRLYWRFNYHGKGLHSGEYRLTPGQTALDLLRQWRSGEVVQYNLTLVEGWTFRQLRAALSAQERLEQTLAGLDDAAVMQRLGLAGQHPEGRFFPDTYRYVRGMRDIDLLRQAHQRLTEVLDSEWQQRAADLPYRDAYQALVMASLVEKETGVASEREQIAGVFVRRLRLGMLLQTDPTVIYGLGERYDGNLTRAHLREPTPYNTYVNAGLPPTPIAMVGREAIRAALHPAGGDSLYFVARGDGSHVFTRSLDEHNRAVREYQLKRREDYRSSPAAASQGNAQ is encoded by the coding sequence ATGTTGGCCGGCCTGTTGCTGGCCATCATCGGCTGGCAACAGCACGTCGCCCTCAACCAGCCCCTTGAACTGGCCGAGGAGCGTCTGCTCGAAGTGCCTTCGGGGGCGACGCCCAGTGGCCTGCTGACCCGTCTGGAGGACGATGGCGTCCTCGACGGTGCGCTGTGGCTGCGTCTGTACTGGCGCTTCAATTACCACGGCAAGGGCCTGCACAGCGGCGAATACCGCCTGACCCCGGGGCAGACCGCGCTCGATCTGCTTCGTCAGTGGCGCAGCGGCGAGGTGGTGCAGTACAACCTGACTCTGGTGGAGGGGTGGACCTTCCGCCAGCTGCGTGCCGCGTTGTCCGCTCAGGAGCGCCTGGAGCAGACCCTCGCCGGTCTGGATGACGCGGCGGTGATGCAGCGTCTCGGTCTGGCCGGTCAGCACCCGGAAGGGCGCTTCTTCCCCGACACCTATCGCTACGTGCGCGGCATGCGCGATATCGACCTGCTGCGTCAGGCCCACCAGCGTCTGACCGAGGTACTGGACAGCGAATGGCAGCAGCGCGCCGCCGACCTCCCGTACCGGGATGCCTATCAGGCTCTGGTCATGGCCTCCCTGGTGGAGAAGGAGACCGGCGTGGCCAGCGAGCGCGAGCAGATCGCCGGGGTGTTCGTCCGCCGTCTGCGTCTCGGCATGCTGCTGCAGACCGACCCGACGGTGATCTACGGCCTCGGCGAGCGCTATGACGGTAACCTGACGCGTGCCCACCTGCGCGAGCCGACGCCGTACAACACCTACGTCAACGCCGGCCTGCCGCCGACGCCGATCGCCATGGTCGGTCGCGAGGCGATCCGCGCCGCCCTGCATCCGGCCGGCGGCGACAGCCTCTACTTCGTGGCGCGTGGCGATGGCTCGCACGTGTTCACCCGCAGTCTCGACGAACACAACCGCGCCGTGCGCGAATACCAGCTCAAGCGCCGCGAGGACTACCGTTCCAGCCCGGCTGCCGCATCACAAGGAAATGCCCAGTGA
- the pabC gene encoding aminodeoxychorismate lyase: MPVWIDGRPADTLPVSDRGLAYGDGLFETIAVRQGRIALLERHMQRLAEGARRLVLPLDLALVRSELLAFAGELRQGVAKLIVTRGDGQRGYAPPVDARCRRILSGGPVPAYPPRHRLDGIRLFPCATRLAEQPLLAGLKHLNRLEQVLARSEWQDPACAEGLMRDHNGRPIEGVFSNLFLVRDGELLTPALTRCGVAGVMRAEILERAVAAGVACRVVDLDYADLLAADEVFLCNSQYGIWPVVAFETHVWPVGGLTRKLQLMLTDLVDV, encoded by the coding sequence ATGCCGGTGTGGATCGACGGTCGTCCGGCAGACACGCTGCCGGTCTCCGACCGTGGATTGGCCTACGGCGATGGTCTGTTCGAGACCATCGCCGTGCGCCAAGGCCGGATCGCCCTGCTCGAGCGGCACATGCAGCGGCTGGCCGAGGGTGCTCGCCGTCTGGTTCTGCCTCTCGATCTCGCCCTGGTGCGCAGCGAGTTGCTCGCGTTCGCCGGCGAACTCCGTCAGGGGGTGGCCAAGCTGATCGTCACCCGCGGCGATGGTCAGCGCGGTTACGCACCGCCAGTCGACGCCCGTTGCCGGCGCATCCTCAGTGGCGGCCCGGTGCCTGCCTATCCGCCGCGGCATCGCCTCGACGGCATTCGTCTGTTCCCCTGCGCGACCCGCCTGGCGGAACAACCGCTGTTGGCCGGGCTCAAGCATCTCAATCGTCTGGAGCAGGTGCTCGCCCGCAGCGAGTGGCAGGATCCGGCCTGTGCCGAGGGCCTGATGCGCGACCACAATGGGCGGCCGATCGAGGGTGTGTTCAGCAACCTGTTCCTGGTCAGGGACGGCGAGTTGCTGACGCCTGCGCTGACCCGCTGCGGGGTGGCCGGGGTGATGCGCGCGGAAATCCTCGAGCGGGCAGTCGCTGCCGGAGTCGCTTGCCGCGTCGTCGATCTCGATTATGCCGACTTGCTGGCGGCGGACGAGGTATTTCTCTGCAACAGCCAGTATGGCATCTGGCCGGTGGTGGCCTTTGAGACCCATGTCTGGCCGGTCGGCGGGCTGACCCGTAAACTCCAGCTAATGCTCACCGACCTGGTGGATGTCTGA
- the fabF gene encoding beta-ketoacyl-ACP synthase II: protein MSRRRVVVTGLGMLSPLGPDVASSWQGVLAGQSGIGPIGHMDVSAFATRFGGSVKGFNVEDYLPAKEARKMDLFIQYGMAASLQAVRDAGLEVTDANRERVGVAMGSGIGGLTNIENNAKSLHEQGPRRISPFFVPSSIINMISGFLSIHLGAQGPNYAITTACTTGTHSIGMAARNIAYGEADVMIAGGAEMATCGLGLGGFGAARALSTRNDEPTRASRPWDRGRDGFVLADGAGALVLEELEHAKARGARIYAELVGFGMSGDAYHMTAPPENGDGAARCMQNALRDAGLNPEQVQYINAHGTSTPAGDLAEAAAVKRVFGEHAYRLAVSSTKSMTGHLLGAAGAVEAIFSILALRDQVAPPTINLDDPDEGCDLNFVAHEAQAMPIDVAVSNSFGFGGTNGTLVFRRLVD, encoded by the coding sequence GTGTCGCGTAGACGCGTCGTGGTCACCGGTCTTGGCATGCTGTCACCCCTCGGCCCGGATGTGGCCAGCAGTTGGCAGGGTGTGCTGGCCGGACAGAGTGGCATCGGTCCGATCGGGCATATGGATGTCTCGGCTTTCGCTACCCGCTTCGGTGGATCGGTCAAGGGCTTCAACGTCGAGGACTACCTGCCGGCCAAGGAAGCTCGCAAGATGGACCTCTTCATCCAGTACGGCATGGCTGCCAGTCTGCAGGCGGTGCGCGATGCCGGCCTGGAGGTCACCGATGCCAACCGCGAGCGTGTCGGCGTCGCCATGGGGTCGGGCATCGGCGGCCTGACCAACATCGAGAACAACGCCAAGTCGCTGCACGAGCAGGGGCCGCGGCGCATCTCGCCGTTCTTCGTGCCGAGCTCGATCATCAACATGATTTCCGGGTTCCTGTCGATCCATCTGGGCGCGCAGGGTCCCAACTACGCCATCACCACCGCCTGCACCACCGGCACCCACAGCATCGGTATGGCCGCGCGCAACATCGCCTACGGCGAGGCCGACGTGATGATCGCCGGCGGCGCCGAGATGGCCACCTGCGGCCTGGGGCTCGGTGGCTTCGGCGCGGCCCGCGCGCTGTCCACCCGCAACGACGAGCCGACGCGCGCCAGCCGTCCGTGGGATCGCGGTCGCGACGGCTTCGTGCTGGCCGACGGCGCCGGCGCCCTGGTGCTGGAAGAACTCGAGCATGCCAAGGCTCGCGGCGCGCGCATCTATGCCGAGCTGGTCGGCTTCGGCATGAGCGGCGACGCCTACCACATGACCGCACCGCCGGAGAACGGCGATGGCGCCGCGCGCTGCATGCAGAATGCGCTGCGCGATGCCGGTCTCAATCCGGAGCAGGTGCAGTACATCAACGCTCACGGCACCTCGACCCCGGCTGGCGACCTGGCCGAGGCCGCGGCGGTCAAGCGTGTGTTCGGCGAGCACGCCTACCGTCTGGCGGTCAGCTCCACCAAGTCGATGACCGGCCACCTGCTGGGCGCCGCCGGTGCGGTGGAGGCGATCTTCAGCATTCTCGCCCTGCGCGATCAGGTTGCGCCGCCGACCATCAACCTCGACGATCCGGATGAGGGCTGCGACCTCAACTTCGTCGCCCACGAGGCGCAGGCCATGCCGATCGACGTGGCGGTGTCCAACTCCTTCGGCTTCGGTGGCACCAACGGTACCCTGGTGTTCCGCCGACTGGTCGACTGA
- the acpP gene encoding acyl carrier protein, translating into MSTIEERVKKIVAEQLGVKEEEVTNSASFVEDLGADSLDTVELVMALEEEFETEIPDEQAEKITTVQEAIDYINAHGQQ; encoded by the coding sequence ATGAGCACCATCGAAGAACGCGTCAAGAAGATCGTTGCCGAGCAGCTTGGCGTCAAAGAAGAAGAAGTGACCAACAGCGCTTCCTTCGTTGAAGACCTGGGCGCCGACTCCCTGGACACCGTTGAGCTGGTCATGGCTCTCGAAGAAGAATTCGAGACCGAAATTCCGGACGAGCAGGCCGAGAAGATCACCACCGTTCAGGAAGCCATCGATTACATCAATGCTCACGGTCAGCAGTAA
- the fabG gene encoding 3-oxoacyl-ACP reductase FabG — MSLQGKVALVTGATRGIGQAIALELGRQGAIVIGTATSAAGAERIAEYLKAAGIEGAGLVLDVASDESVAQTLEHIQQHLGQPTILVNNAGITRDNLMLRMKDEEWHDVINTNLTSIYRLSKAVLKGMTKARWGRIINISSVVGSMGNAGQANYAAAKAGVEGFSRALAREVGSRNITVNAVAPGFIDTDMTRELPEAHRQNLLTQIPLGRLGQAEEIASVVGFLAGEGGAYVTGATIPVNGGMYM; from the coding sequence ATGAGTCTGCAAGGTAAGGTGGCTCTGGTCACCGGCGCCACCCGTGGTATCGGCCAGGCCATCGCCCTGGAACTGGGCCGTCAGGGCGCCATCGTCATCGGCACCGCCACCAGTGCGGCCGGCGCCGAGCGCATCGCCGAATACCTGAAGGCGGCCGGCATCGAAGGTGCCGGACTGGTCCTCGACGTCGCCAGCGACGAGTCGGTGGCCCAGACCCTGGAGCACATCCAGCAGCACCTCGGCCAGCCGACCATCCTGGTCAACAACGCCGGCATCACCCGCGACAACCTGATGCTGCGGATGAAGGACGAGGAGTGGCATGACGTCATCAATACCAACCTGACCAGCATCTATCGCCTGTCCAAGGCCGTGCTCAAGGGCATGACCAAGGCGCGCTGGGGTCGGATCATCAACATCAGCTCGGTGGTCGGCTCGATGGGCAATGCCGGTCAGGCCAACTACGCTGCGGCCAAGGCCGGCGTCGAAGGCTTCAGCCGCGCCCTGGCTCGTGAAGTCGGCTCGCGCAACATCACCGTCAACGCCGTGGCGCCGGGCTTCATCGACACCGACATGACCCGCGAGCTGCCGGAAGCGCATCGCCAGAACCTGCTGACCCAGATCCCGCTGGGTCGTCTGGGGCAGGCCGAGGAGATCGCCAGCGTGGTTGGTTTCCTCGCCGGTGAGGGCGGAGCCTACGTGACCGGTGCGACCATCCCGGTCAATGGCGGCATGTACATGTAA
- the fabD gene encoding ACP S-malonyltransferase, which yields MSSSLAFVFPGQGSQAVGMLAELGTQHAVIGETFAAASAALGYDLWALTQEGPAEQLNQTDKTQPAILTASIALWRLWQAEGGTQPAFVAGHSLGEYSALVAAGCLPFADAVKLVELRGQLMQQAVPAGQGGMAAILGLDDDTVRAACAEAAQGEVVSAVNFNAPGQVVIAGAAAAVERAIEACKAKGAKRAMALPVSVPSHCALMRPAAEKFAAAVEAIDWQTPQIAIVQNTSAQVPADLAVLKRDLLEQLYSPVRWVESIVTLAEQGVTELVECGPGKVLSGLNKRCAKGVNTHNLDTPEAFAAARAALA from the coding sequence ATGTCTTCTTCCCTCGCTTTCGTTTTCCCCGGTCAGGGCTCCCAGGCTGTCGGCATGCTCGCCGAGCTGGGGACGCAGCACGCCGTGATCGGCGAGACCTTCGCCGCAGCCTCCGCCGCTCTGGGCTATGACCTCTGGGCGCTGACCCAGGAAGGCCCAGCCGAGCAGCTCAATCAGACCGACAAGACCCAGCCGGCCATCCTCACTGCCTCGATCGCCCTGTGGCGCCTGTGGCAGGCCGAGGGTGGCACGCAGCCGGCCTTCGTCGCCGGTCACAGTCTGGGCGAGTACTCCGCTCTGGTGGCTGCGGGCTGCCTGCCCTTTGCTGATGCAGTCAAGCTGGTCGAGCTGCGCGGTCAACTGATGCAGCAGGCGGTGCCGGCCGGGCAGGGTGGCATGGCGGCCATCCTCGGTCTGGACGACGACACCGTGCGTGCCGCCTGTGCCGAGGCGGCGCAGGGCGAGGTGGTCAGTGCGGTCAACTTCAACGCGCCGGGGCAGGTGGTGATCGCCGGCGCCGCAGCGGCAGTCGAGCGCGCCATCGAGGCGTGCAAGGCCAAGGGCGCCAAGCGTGCCATGGCGTTGCCGGTCAGCGTGCCGTCGCACTGTGCGCTGATGCGTCCGGCGGCTGAGAAATTCGCCGCGGCGGTGGAGGCCATCGATTGGCAGACTCCGCAGATCGCCATCGTGCAGAACACCAGTGCCCAGGTGCCCGCCGACCTGGCGGTGCTCAAGCGCGACCTGCTCGAGCAGCTGTACAGTCCGGTGCGCTGGGTCGAAAGCATCGTGACCCTGGCCGAGCAGGGTGTGACCGAGCTGGTCGAGTGCGGTCCCGGCAAGGTGCTGTCCGGTCTCAACAAGCGCTGCGCCAAGGGCGTCAACACCCACAATCTGGATACCCCCGAGGCCTTCGCCGCCGCCCGCGCGGCCCTGGCCTGA
- the plsX gene encoding phosphate acyltransferase PlsX, producing MSAPIIAIDAMGGDFGPRCIVPACIDSLAEFPSLRLILVGQAQIIEQLIAEHPAADRSRLLVHPASEVIAMDERPAQALRCKVDSSMRQALELVRSGAAQACVSAGNTGALMALSRYVLKTLPGIDRPAMISAVPTARGRCHLLDLGANVDCTAEHLYQFAVMGAVVAEAQGVPRPRVALLNVGTEDIKGNQQVRLAASLLQQAEALNYIGFVEGDGLYRGEADVVVCDGFVGNVVLKASEGLASMIAARLEALFRSGVRARLVGLLALPLLRRLSGELRPARHNGASFIGLQGIVVKSHGGAGPEGFRAAIGRALAEVGENLPQRLHGRLGQLLR from the coding sequence TTGTCCGCTCCGATCATCGCGATCGACGCAATGGGTGGGGACTTCGGTCCCCGCTGCATTGTTCCAGCCTGCATTGACAGTCTGGCTGAATTCCCCTCCCTGCGGCTGATTCTCGTCGGCCAGGCTCAGATCATCGAGCAATTGATCGCAGAGCATCCCGCTGCCGATCGTTCCCGTTTGCTTGTGCACCCCGCCAGCGAAGTGATCGCGATGGACGAACGTCCAGCGCAGGCCCTGCGCTGCAAGGTCGATTCCTCCATGCGTCAGGCGCTCGAGCTGGTGCGCTCCGGCGCGGCCCAGGCCTGCGTCAGCGCCGGCAATACCGGTGCCCTGATGGCGCTCTCCCGTTATGTGCTGAAGACCCTGCCGGGCATCGACCGGCCGGCGATGATCAGTGCTGTGCCGACCGCGCGCGGGCGCTGCCACCTGCTTGACCTCGGCGCCAATGTCGATTGCACGGCCGAGCATCTCTACCAGTTCGCCGTGATGGGGGCGGTGGTCGCCGAAGCCCAGGGGGTGCCCAGGCCGCGGGTGGCGCTGCTGAATGTCGGTACCGAAGACATCAAGGGCAACCAGCAGGTGCGTCTGGCGGCCAGTCTGCTGCAGCAGGCGGAGGCGCTCAACTACATCGGCTTCGTCGAGGGCGATGGCCTCTATCGCGGCGAGGCGGATGTCGTGGTCTGCGACGGCTTCGTCGGCAATGTCGTGCTCAAGGCCAGCGAAGGGCTGGCGTCGATGATCGCGGCGCGCCTGGAGGCGCTGTTCCGCTCCGGTGTGCGGGCGCGCCTGGTCGGCCTGCTTGCGCTGCCCCTGCTGAGGCGCCTGAGTGGCGAGCTGCGGCCGGCGCGGCACAATGGCGCGAGTTTTATCGGGTTGCAGGGGATTGTGGTAAAAAGCCACGGCGGCGCTGGCCCCGAAGGTTTTCGGGCGGCCATCGGGCGGGCACTGGCCGAAGTCGGCGAGAATCTGCCTCAGCGCCTGCATGGGCGCCTCGGTCAGCTGCTCCGGTGA